ATTTTCATGAATAACATGAATGCACCGATTAATTTTACCAACGGCCCAAAAGGTATCAACAAGATAGACCCCGTCAGTGTGTTTGGTGTGTCATTGGCTGGTGAGCCCGGCAGCAATGCGACGGTACATTTCCTGGGCATGAGCATGCCTTCGGTGAATGCCTATTATTTCCTGTTCCTGTTCCTGTGTATCTGTATCATTCTGGTTTCCTTCCGTTTGCAGGATTCCCGTCTTGGCCGCTCCTGGGTTGCCATCCGCGAAGATGAAATTGCTGCCAAGGCCATGGGTATCAATACCCGCAATATCAAGCTGCTGGCTTTTTCCATGGGCGCCTCTTTTGGTGGCGTGTCTGGCGCGATGTTTGCCAGCTTCCAGGGCTTTGTTTCTCCAGAATCATTCTCGCTGATGGAATCCATCATTGTTCTGGCTGCAGTTGTGGTCGGCGGTATCGGCCATATCCCGGGTGTGATCATGGGGGCTGTGGCACTGATCTCCCTGCCAGAAATATTGCGCCACGTCGTCAGGCCTTTGCAAATGCAATTGTTTGGCGAAGTATGGCTGGAAGATGAAGTTTTACGTCAGTTGATCTACGGAGCGACACTGGTTGGTGTCATGCTTTATCGTCCAGCCGGTTTGTGGCCAGCGCCCAAGCACGAAGACCGTATGGCTAAGACTAACGAAGCGGCAGCATAAGGAAGATCGAGATGACTGAACAAACTATCTTAAAAATCGAAGGTGCCAATAAACGTTTTGGCGGCTTGCAGGCGCTTTCAAATGTAGGCATCAATATCAAGAAAGGCCAGATTTATGGCCTGATCGGGCCTAACGGTGCTGGCAAAACCACTTTTTTTAATGTCATCACTGGCTTGTATCAACCAGACACAGGAACCTTTGAGCT
This is a stretch of genomic DNA from Undibacterium sp. KW1. It encodes these proteins:
- a CDS encoding ABC transporter ATP-binding protein, with the protein product MSTLFDVKANPQKAFASFAVLAVILVAFPFVAANFGNSWVRIIDLVLLYIMLALGLNIVVGFAGLLDLGYIAFYAVGAYLAGIFASPQFAIALESIVDSYPGFGAFLVNVLGQEITQNGIHLSVWLIVPMAAAVAGLFGAILGAPTLKLRGDYLAIVTLGFGEIIRIFMNNMNAPINFTNGPKGINKIDPVSVFGVSLAGEPGSNATVHFLGMSMPSVNAYYFLFLFLCICIILVSFRLQDSRLGRSWVAIREDEIAAKAMGINTRNIKLLAFSMGASFGGVSGAMFASFQGFVSPESFSLMESIIVLAAVVVGGIGHIPGVIMGAVALISLPEILRHVVRPLQMQLFGEVWLEDEVLRQLIYGATLVGVMLYRPAGLWPAPKHEDRMAKTNEAAA